Proteins co-encoded in one Papaver somniferum cultivar HN1 chromosome 5, ASM357369v1, whole genome shotgun sequence genomic window:
- the LOC113284167 gene encoding uncharacterized protein LOC113284167: protein MEFLVNEMGYDSLSIAETPKVLDNRLKERIIPRCIVIRILVSKGLTEEKTPLRSYSDKFVQLYLQEISELMKVFQGQLSYQELLLNEGLQEMNTRYRCGILVGKDG from the exons ATGGAATTCCTTGTGAATGAAATGGGTTATGATTCTTTGAGTATTGCGGAAACCCCAAAGGTTTTAGATAATAGATTGAAGGAGAGGATTATCCCTAGGTGCATTGTTATCAGAATCTTAGTTTCGAAGGGTCTGACTGAGGAAAAAACTCCTCTACGGTCCTATTCGGACAAGTTTGTACAACTGTATTTGCAAGAAATTTCTGAGTTGATGAAGGTATTCCAAGGTCAGTTGAGTTACCAAGAGCTACTTCTGAATGAGGGACTTCAAGAGATGAATACACGTTATAG GTGTGGGATCTTGGTGGGCAAGGACGGCTGA